tgtataaacgacagcgggaatggggacactagaaggctaatgtgtagCAGCGGGGAGTAGGTGACAGCTTAAAAACTGCTGAGAGGATTTCTTTTTGTGGTCTGTCTTTCTTAtgtaaatgtctctctctctctctctctctctctctctctctctctctctctctctctctctctctctctctctctctctctctctctctctctgtaccaacCCTGCTCTTGCTTGCATGCCCTTTTGGCACTGCCACCCCCACATCATTTTACATTCATGACAAAAATTTCCATTCCTACCATACATGTGAAGGTTATTAGATAACCTGGGTATCAAACAATCCTCATTCTATACACAGCGAAGGATGAGGTAATTTTCCTTTTACTTTATATGTTATGCCTGTTCGTGACATACGCCATAATGAACAAATGAAGTACACTAATGTCATTTCCGATCTCGAGATTTATACCAGTAAACCATGATATGAACCTCATATTCAAACAGTAGTTCAATCTGCTAAGATAACTTGCTTGGAACagatgtcagtcagtcagtcatgatGTACTCACATACTCCAGCTCCGCCTGCGGCTCCCATCTCAGTAACAAGTTAAGGAAGGTCCATCGCTGCCTGTGGTCCAGTTACTGCACAGGTTTATCTGCTCTCGGGTCTGGCTAGTGAAAGGTGTTTGTTCGCTTCGGTAATTACCAGCGGAGTTGACTGGCTCTCCTACCTCTTCCTTACCCCTTCCTTCTTCCCGTACCTCGGGTATCCAGAGGCTCTTCCCTCCGTCTTCCTGCTCTCTGTATGTGGGTCACGCAGAGACTCTCCTTTACACCTTCCTTACCCTGTCTCTGTGTTAGCCACAGAGCCCTATACAATCTTGCCCCAGTAGCTGGGGCAGCTAGAGAGGCTCTCCCTTATACCTTCCGTTTCACCTTGGTTGTGGCTGCCAAAGGTTCTCCCTTACACCATCCAGCTCGCCGTAGATGGGGCATCCAGAGGCTCTGTAGCTGGAGCAGCCAGAGGTTCTCCCttacaccacccacttccctgtAGCTGGAGCAACCAGAGGTTCTCCCTGACACTTTCCTTCTCCCTGTAGCTGGAGCAGCCAGAGGTTCTCCCTGACACTTTCCTTCTCCCTGTAGCTTGGGCAGCCAGACGTTCTCCCATACATCTTTCTACCCCTATTGTTGGGTTAGCCAGGGGGTTTTCCCTTACACCATGTcgcacctccctctcttccttccctgcaGTTGCGTTAGCCAGAGGTTCTCCCTCGTACCCTTCTGCCCCTGTGGCCCGGCCGGCCAGAATAATGGCTAAACCATCTCATCTAAAGAGAGTATCAACTTACACCTCACATCATGGCAGTTAGGTGATCTCTGATATGTTTAATGCTACTCAAGGCATATGGTGCAATTTTCAGGATTGTAATGGAATAATACGAGAAATCTTTGATACCGTGTTTTGAAAGGAGAAGCAgaaatataactctctctctctctctctctctctctctctctctctctctctctctctctctctctctctctctctctctagtatggTTCACTGTGCTTCGGGACCTGTCGATGCGCAGTCAAACTTACCCTGCTGTTTACGATTCCTTCAACCTCTTACCAACGATCATTTGTAAGGTAATTCTCGAGGAATAAAACGTGAGAGTTATGTTACTTTTACTTTGTTTACCATTTCTACTTTCTCCTTATAAACATACTTAAATTTGAGTGGTCCTGTGTCTATACTGAAGACTGTGGTAAACTACCGAACATCTGGTTAGATAAAGGTTTACTTTTCATCATCGCTGTCTCTCCCGTACAGGACACGACACTCTCTCACCTTTGTCCAGATTTTAATGCCTGACCTTGACCCTTCTGAAGATGACTTTGCTGATCTCTTACATAAGCCCTGACCACAGTCCGTTTTCTGCGGACTCTGGTCCTCTCACTGATCGGGATTTCGGCGGGTATATAAGCGTGGGCTGACGCCATCTGCCACACTCATCTTGAGCTCTCTGAACAACGAATATGATCTCGGTAAGTTTGTAACTTTACCACGAAAATGTATTCAAATACTAACATCATCGCCGTAGGTAAGACGTATAGAGGTTAATAGCACCGTAGATATGTGTAGGTTAACATCACCGTGCAAGACACATAGTGGGAGGATGTGAGTATTGTTGTCTGCAGTGGTTTACAAACAAAAATGCTTGATGCTTTTGTTGCAGTGATTCTCTTGAGGTGTCGTGAAGTAGAAATTGTTAACTGTAAACAAGTTTTGATTCATGTGAATATCTATAACAGAACCAAAATAAGAATGACTCAAGACTAGTCCAAAAAGTTTACAATTAAGGAATCAGAATATTACCAACGATATTATTGGGGATTTCCCAAACGTACAACGACTACATTTAGTATGTCGAACTCCAGTTTACGTTGGGCCACTTTAGATCATTGACTGTAGAAGCCTTGACAGTGTGCAACTTAGAAAAGATAGAGACCATTCTGTCTTTATCATATTTACTACACGAAGACACAAAGGGGTGCAGTGTTATCACTGACATGCATATTCATAATTGAATCTCTTACTACATCGAatggtaattaaaaaaaaaaaatacatcttttacaggcagtggtgttgtgtgtcttgGCCGTTGTTGCATCGGCCGAAGAACTTCCATCTACCTCATATGGGACACCTGACAGAGGAAGCCATGAGTTAGGAGGCGGAGGGTTCGGTGGTTCGTTTGGCTCAGGTTCAAGGGTTTCATTTGGAGGAAGAACTGGAGTCTCCTCCGTGGGAGGCTCGATCGTCAGGTTTGGGGGAGTGTCTGGAGGTCAAGCTGCAGGAAGCTTTGTGAGTTCAACTGGCGGAAGTTTGGGGGGTTCTACTGGAGGAGGTTTTGTGAGTTCAACTGGCGGAAGTTTGGGGAGTTCAACTGGCGGAGGTTTTGTGAGTTCAACTGGCGGAGGTTTGGGGAGTTCAACTGGCGGTTTTGTGAGTTCAACTGGCGGAGGTTTGGTGGGTTCTACTGGAGGAGGTTTTGTGAGTTCAACTGGCGGAGGTTTTGGAGGTTCAGCTGGCGGAAGTTTCGGGGGTTCAATTGGAGGAGGCTCTGGGGGTTCAGTTGCTGGAGGCTTTGGGGGTTCAGTTGGAGGAGGCTTTGGTGGATCGACTGGAGGAGGTTCTGAGGGTTCAATTGGTGAAGGCGTTGGGGTTGCCGTTAGCGGGAGCTCTGCTGCTGGATCCTACAGGCCTTCAGGTCCTGTCATTCCCATCCTGAAGGATGAGCGTGAGGGACCTGATCAGTACGGCAACTACTACTTCGAGTTTGAGACTGGTGATGGCATCAGTCGCAACGAGCAAGGTACCCACCTGGACACAGGAGCCGTGGCAGCACAGGGAGGATGGTCGTAAGTAATGATACTATAATGGAGGAAGGTCCTATGCATAAATTTGTTACGTAATTCTTTGACATATTGATATGTGTCTTTCATTTTGTTCCATGAATGTACTAATAGTAATTTGCCTTTCAGATTTACGTTCCCTGATGGAAGTCCAGGCGTCTTCAGTTTCGTAGCCGACGAAGGTGGCTATCAGGTGGAGTCTGACCTGTTGCCCACTCCTCATCCTCTCCCAGCCCATGCTATCGCCCAGATCGAGAAGGCTCGTCAGGAGGACGCTGCTGCAGCTGCCGGAGGTGGACATGGATCATATGGTGGTGCCTCTGGTGCTGGGTTAGGTTTcagtggttcaggtgctggaggcttcgatGGTTCAAGTGCCGGGGGCTTCAGTAGTTCAAGTGTTGAAGACTTCAGCGGTTCGGGTACTGGAGGCTTCAGtagttcaggtgctggaggttctGGAGTTGTGAGCTTCGGTTCTTCAGGTGCTGGAAGCATtagtggttcaggtgctggaggcttcagtGGTTCAGGTGTTGGAAGTTCTGGAATTGTAAGCCTCGGTTCTTCAGGTGCTGGAAGCTTCAgcggttcaggtgctggaggcttcagtGGTTCAGGTTCTGGAGGTTCTGGAGTTGTAAGCTTTGGTTCTTCAGGAACTGGAAGCTTCAGTGGctcaggtgctggaggtttcaGCGTTTCTGGTGGAACTGGACACTTTGGTGGCTCAACCTCCGAAGGCTTCGGTGGGTCAACTGGCGGAAGCTTTGGAAGCTCTGTTGGTGGAGGTATCCTGAGTTCCACTGGAGGCATCTCTGGCGCTAGTAGTGGTTCTCGACCTGAGTTACGACCCATATCTCGTCCTGCTCCTCAGGTTCCCAGTAGGACCTATGGCTTACCCTGAAGAACATTTCCATCAGGAGCTACAACACTTGTCCCAGCATCCCTAACACCTCAAATATATCTCACCAATCTTTCCTCAGCTCATCCTTCCTCGTTCGATCTCCATTGCTCATTTCGTGATGAGGCTTCACTGCTCCACGAGTGTGGTGTCAGCTGCCCCTGCGTTACACACGGGAGATCTATTATCTCTCTGATGCGATATATACCATACGCTTATAACCATAAGTATTACAGATATTCTCGAAATAAAATACCGAAGAGATTAATACTGGTATGATTATATCCTTATGTCCTTGAATAATACAGACCTGCATTGCCCACACTGTGTTGCTATTACAATATGACGATTGTCACGGGTACAGGTTTTGTCTTATTTAAAGGCTGCAATGAAATGCACCATAGCCAAACAAtgagggaatgaaaaaaaaaatggtattcaCTAAAGATCGTCAACAATAAGTTATAGATGTAGTTCAGCATAATTTCATTTGGTAAACCCATGATGTACTCTCGTCAAGAATACATTCAAATTTTTCAGAATTGTACTTTTTTGACCACTTCTTTAGGCTGACAGACTCACCAGTAGAGTAATGTGGTTGGTGAAGAAtttgatgttcatcatctgttgatGACTTCTGGTTTATCTTGAAGCGTCTTTGCTATATAGCTTAATAGTTGACCAATATAGAGTGACTGCATGTGGTAGTAAACTGTGTAATTTGAGGTATTCATAGACCAAAAATCTATGGacgaagaaactttttttttttttgcgttagtgaaaaaggaaaatggatttgGGAAATCTTCTTAGGAAAGCATTATCATTACAcgtaaatgaatgaaggcaacgtACCCACAACATCAGTGAAAACATACGTGTGCCAGAGTTTAATCCCGACGAACTAGAAATCTACCAGTCCACGAAGATTACTGAATCTTTTTTAAAAGGGAATTTTTCAGATGCAAGAAATAATATTAAAAATTTACTcttttggaagagagaaaaggtgctACTCAGTGGCAAGGTGTACGCACCGCAAGGCAGATCAAGTGGCGCTCACTGTGGTTCAACGTAGGTTAGGTGACGGGTGAGCCAAAGCTCTATACTCTGTCCTTTGATATCAGGACGTCAAACATACTCagtttattaccacacttttgtCCATTGCCCTAAAGTACTTAGTCAATCACCTCTCCTCATGCTATGTTATCCTCAGAAtctcttatttccagcacacccacccatTTACATACACTGGCACTCAGAGCCTACGATTCACATGCATAAAAGTCACCGGGATTGCTAtagcatcaaacatacccatccttgCCCTCACACACAGATATCTCTTTCCACAAAATAATCCTCAACACCACTAGGTCCTCGGCCGCTTCGCTCACTCTGTGGTTCATCTCAGCTCCAGAAGTTCCACCCACTGACGTGTCCACCCACAGGTATCTGAAACGCCCCATTTACTCTACATTCTCTTCGTTCAAACTCAAACTCGttccgaactctctctctctctctctctctctctctctctctctctctctctctctctctctctctctctctctctctctctctctctctctctctctctctctctctctctctcctatgtcaCACTTCAAAGAATAACATTTTTTCACATAGTCTCTCGACTTAATCCTTTCACATAATCTCCCAAACTCAAccatcagcttttgcagtttcactTTCACCTCTGCCAACACAACAGTGTCGTCTGCAAACAGCAATAGACTAACCTCCGAAACATACGTGTACCCTTAGCAGAGcaactccaccactccctccaaacACCTCACGTTATCTGCctcagttccctatccacaacctcattaaacagccatagtaCCACCACACGACGCCGTTGACAGAGACCCATCGATACCccggaaccattcaccctcctctcttcctacttgctcACATGCCCATTGCGACCCATTATGGTCAGTGATGCTATCCGGAACACCActatgtcctgtgtgtgtgtgtgtgtgtgtgtgtgtgtgtgtgtgtgtgtgtgtgtgtgtgtgtgtgtgtgtgtgtgtgtgtgtgtgtgtgtgtgtgtgtttgtaaagttCACAAGATAAACTAGGATAAATCTCGGTTATATCGTGTGAGCCAGTGATGACCTGGCCTGGAGGAGTGTTGGCGGCCAGTTCGTGATGTTCATGACATCTTTTGCCTCTCACCAGCCATGACTTGCAGAGTAATTTTCCTTCGAGTGAAAATACGATCACTTGTTCTAGTGCAAGAGTGATGTTCTGTTGTTTATGTTCAATTTCATAAGGCAATATAACAACGCTGGGGCGACCCAAAAACATCTCAGATTAACGTCTTCGAAAGAAACAGTTTATGTTGCTTGGTAAGAGTTTAGGCCCATCCACTGTGGTCAAGTTTCGATGCCTAACCTTGATATTTCTTTTTGCCTTTTCAACCTGCTCCGTTTTCTGTGAATCTTGGTCCTTTCCCTCTTCCGGAGATCGGGATGGGTATATAAGCGTCGGCTCACGCCTGCTTCCACACTCAAGCCGAGTCCTCTGAACAATGAATATGATCTTGGTAAGTTTATATCATCACAAAAGAATATCCTCGTTCACCAAACCAACATATTTAAGATACATATAAGCTTGTACAAGTATTGCAATATCAATGGTATAGAAACTTCCTCTGGTACCTGTAGAGGTAATTTCCTATATTAATGTACTTTGATCTTCTGATACCTAATCCCAAAACTTCATATCTCTACAGACAGTTGTACTGTGTGTCTTGGCGGTTGTGACATCGGCCGCCAGGCTTCCATCTACTTCATATGGAGCGCCTGGCAGAGGCAGTGGAGCTTTTGGGGGTTCGTCTGGCTCAGGTCCCGGGGCTTCATCTGGACTAGACTTTGGGGGTTCAAGTGGAGGAGGCTTTGGTGGATCAACTGGAGGAGGTTTCGGGACTTCAACTGGTGGAGGCTTTGGGGGTTCAACTGGCGGAGGTTTTGGtggatcagcaggaggaggttttGGGGGTTCAACAGGTGGAGGTTTCGGAGGTGCTGGCAGTGGGAGCTCTGCTGCTGGATCCTACAGACCTTCAGGTCCTGTCATTCCCATCCTGAAGGATGAACGTGAGGGACCTGATCAGTTCGGTAACTACTACTTCGAGTTTGAAACTGGTGACGGCATCAGTCGCAATGAGCAAGGCGCCCCTCAGGGAGAGACAGGAGCTGTGGCATCCCAGGGAGGATGGTCGTAAGTTATCATCACGCATAATGCATGGGGAGCCTATGCATAAATATCTGTACCACAGTATTTGATTTTCTATACATAATTGTACGTATAGCTATATTCAAGGAGCCAGCAGTCTCCCCACTAGGCCGCTTGGTGCCATCATTTGATTCAGTGATATCTATATTTCCTGGCGATGAGTGAGGTTGATTGCCGTCTCATGCCTTTCAGATTTACGTTCCCTGATGGAAGTCCAGGCGTCTTCAGTTTCGTAGCCGACGAGGGTGGCTATCAGGTGGAGTCTGACCTGTTGCCCACTCCTCACCCTCTGCCAGCCCATGCTATCGCCCAGATCGAGAAGGCTCGTCAGGAGgacgctgctgcagctgctggagGTGGACGTGGATCATATGGTGGTGCCTCTGGTGCTGGGTCAGGTGCAGGCTTCAGTGGATCAGGTTCTGGaagcttcggtggttcaggttcTGGAAGCTTTGGTGGTTCAGGTGCCGGAGGATTCAGCGGTTCAGGTGCCGGAGGCTTCAGTGGATCAGGTAcgggcttcggtggttcaggtgccgGAGGCTTTGGTGCATCAGGTGCTGGAGGATTCGGTGGTTCGGGAGGAGGAGTT
The window above is part of the Panulirus ornatus isolate Po-2019 chromosome 55, ASM3632096v1, whole genome shotgun sequence genome. Proteins encoded here:
- the LOC139765452 gene encoding uncharacterized protein; the protein is MISAVVLCVLAVVASAEELPSTSYGTPDRGSHELGGGGFGGSFGSGSRVSFGGRTGVSSVGGSIVRFGGVSGGQAAGSFVSSTGGSLGGSTGGGFVSSTGGSLGSSTGGGFVSSTGGGLGSSTGGFVSSTGGGLVGSTGGGFVSSTGGGFGGSAGGSFGGSIGGGSGGSVAGGFGGSVGGGFGGSTGGGSEGSIGEGVGVAVSGSSAAGSYRPSGPVIPILKDEREGPDQYGNYYFEFETGDGISRNEQGTHLDTGAVAAQGGWSFTFPDGSPGVFSFVADEGGYQVESDLLPTPHPLPAHAIAQIEKARQEDAAAAAGGGHGSYGGASGAGLGFSGSGAGGFDGSSAGGFSSSSVEDFSGSGTGGFSSSGAGGSGVVSFGSSGAGSISGSGAGGFSGSGVGSSGIVSLGSSGAGSFSGSGAGGFSGSGSGGSGVVSFGSSGTGSFSGSGAGGFSVSGGTGHFGGSTSEGFGGSTGGSFGSSVGGGILSSTGGISGASSGSRPELRPISRPAPQVPSRTYERKGATQWQGVRTARQIKWRSLWFNTVVLCVLAVVTSAARLPSTSYGAPGRGSGAFGGSSGSGPGASSGLDFGGSSGGGFGGSTGGGFGTSTGGGFGGSTGGGFGGSAGGGFGGSTGGGFGGAGSGSSAAGSYRPSGPVIPILKDEREGPDQFGNYYFEFETGDGISRNEQGAPQGETGAVASQGGWSFTFPDGSPGVFSFVADEGGYQVESDLLPTPHPLPAHAIAQIEKARQEDAAAAAGGGRGSYGGASGAGSGAGFSGSGSGSFGGSGSGSFGGSGAGGFSGSGAGGFSGSGTGFGGSGAGGFGASGAGGFGGSGGGVPSRTYGAP